Proteins from one Prevotella sp. E2-28 genomic window:
- a CDS encoding fasciclin domain-containing protein, producing MMSLKYKLFSAGCSIIAALALGACSDWDDHFNADASILPSQNTNLWENIKNDGELTQFAALIEKTGYDKIIAGSQSFTIWAPKDNATGFDYTSLTALSDSVLINDFVKNHISRANTLLSGQKNQERVYMLNNKLMHISGNSSSEGIGSYTIQDIGLSMPNIATANGTLHKLEGRIPFTPNIYESLDTTNHQIDSIAKYFRKYHKREIDKSKSTAGPALNGELTYIDTVYSESNSLYSLFNAYINHEDSSYTMILPTNKAWTEAKTTISEFYNYAPEFSVLQTVATATGTKDTIVNVALRDPEQLKDSMVNRMLVQNLFYNNNIYDNKKLKEMQTGDAITCDSLFSTHKTGGEYDTKIYKEDIEALFKDAVRTDKSNGAVWLTDHLDMRTWTSWNPEIRIEAESGSALLKADYCTVETSTITIGSQNPEVSGHVSNNSYIVAEPLYAGAHPDVYISLPGVRSTEYCVYVVFVPANITNTKADTISHKMQIEINYADASGKRKTQSFGNSNFNNPQIIDSMYVGNITFPVAYAGTGDYKPYIRIRSRVSSRENYDEHLRIDCIILRPKALDDYLKAHPDYKYDRGNN from the coding sequence ATGATGAGTTTAAAATATAAACTGTTCAGCGCTGGTTGCAGTATTATTGCTGCATTAGCACTGGGTGCATGCAGCGACTGGGACGACCATTTCAATGCTGATGCCTCCATTCTGCCATCCCAAAATACTAATTTATGGGAAAACATTAAGAATGACGGCGAATTAACTCAATTTGCTGCATTGATTGAGAAAACTGGCTACGACAAGATTATTGCTGGCTCACAGTCATTTACAATCTGGGCACCCAAGGACAATGCCACAGGATTTGACTATACCTCGTTAACAGCCTTGAGCGACTCTGTCCTGATTAATGATTTTGTAAAGAACCACATTTCTCGTGCAAACACTTTACTTTCTGGACAGAAGAACCAAGAGCGTGTCTATATGCTCAACAATAAGTTGATGCATATCAGTGGCAATAGCAGCAGTGAAGGAATAGGGAGCTATACCATCCAAGACATTGGTCTCAGCATGCCCAACATTGCGACTGCTAACGGTACGTTACACAAGCTCGAAGGCCGTATTCCTTTTACGCCCAATATTTACGAGAGCCTTGACACTACCAATCACCAGATTGATTCTATTGCCAAATATTTCCGTAAGTATCACAAACGTGAAATCGACAAGTCCAAGAGTACTGCTGGTCCTGCATTGAATGGAGAACTGACGTACATTGATACGGTATACAGTGAGAGCAACTCTCTCTATAGCCTCTTCAATGCCTACATCAACCATGAGGACAGCAGTTATACCATGATACTGCCCACCAACAAGGCTTGGACTGAGGCAAAAACTACCATCAGCGAATTCTACAACTACGCCCCAGAGTTTTCAGTATTACAGACCGTAGCGACAGCAACTGGCACAAAAGATACCATTGTTAACGTTGCCCTCCGCGATCCAGAACAACTGAAAGACTCTATGGTCAATCGCATGTTGGTTCAGAATCTGTTCTACAACAACAACATCTACGACAACAAGAAGTTGAAGGAGATGCAGACTGGTGATGCTATTACGTGTGACTCACTCTTCAGTACCCATAAAACTGGCGGTGAATACGATACGAAGATTTACAAAGAAGACATAGAAGCATTATTTAAGGATGCTGTCCGTACGGACAAGAGCAACGGTGCAGTCTGGCTGACCGACCATTTAGATATGCGCACTTGGACATCATGGAATCCTGAGATACGCATTGAGGCTGAGTCTGGCTCTGCTTTACTGAAAGCAGATTACTGTACAGTTGAGACCTCTACTATCACAATTGGTTCGCAAAACCCTGAAGTCAGTGGTCATGTATCAAACAACAGTTATATCGTAGCAGAACCACTCTATGCAGGAGCTCATCCAGATGTTTACATCAGTCTGCCAGGAGTACGCTCTACGGAATATTGTGTCTATGTAGTCTTTGTTCCTGCCAATATCACTAACACTAAGGCTGATACCATCTCGCATAAGATGCAGATAGAAATCAACTATGCTGATGCTAGTGGCAAGAGAAAGACCCAATCATTTGGCAATAGTAATTTCAATAATCCTCAAATTATTGACAGTATGTATGTGGGTAATATCACATTCCCTGTTGCCTATGCAGGAACTGGCGATTACAAGCCGTATATCCGTATCCGCAGCAGGGTAAGTTCTAGGGAAAACTACGATGAGCATTTGCGCATCGACTGTATCATACTGCGTCCTAAGGCTCTCGACGACTATCTGAAAGCCCATCCGGACTACAAATATGATCGTGGTAACAACTAA
- a CDS encoding SusC/RagA family TonB-linked outer membrane protein, whose amino-acid sequence MKSHYILTLTIAGGLFLGTPAYAQDDFNEEEQATIVKKKEQPKLPDYEMMEVRGFCTDAVTKTPLGGIMVQALNDKRYTAMTEDNGEFVIKVPTFVTALYVHAPQYLSQQVGLGKQGSIVQVTLLPDKFLPMFDNSTTIQASGTATIRSTTSQTVETDIEEHLGADIRAINRSGGPGYGTAMFVRGFNSLNANAQPLIVVDGIVQDMQQNRSSLHDGDYTNLMLNINPEDIEKVTIMKNATALYGAKGGNGVILIETKRGHSMATRIDANIGIGVTLEPRTPDMMNANQYRLYATEMLGTYPTIQNYTVDAQTFRFLATDENVYPYKKYLNDTDWKKEVYHQAFNQNYNINVQGGDNVGMYNLSLGYTDGQSTARKNGFNRLNVRFNTDINIIKRLTTRFDMSYTKVNRDVFDNGAPSDLTSGTISSPTFLALIKAPFLHPYTYNNITKKLSGTLSDADDFLTPLSSDLSLGNPTALLSNGSAINKNRVETTHFNTVIAPRYEFNDYMTLTETFSYTLDRVSQRYYRPTGGMPSFLIEGIGRVQNMAMSMFSKEVSVVSDTRLEYARQFGAHHLNAFAGVRYASFAYDDNAPQGQYASAGNDKTPNISASMDYVEATGADDEWRNLTWYANADYNYRNRYFLQATLAMEGCSRFGKEADGLKLGGVAWGIFPSVQLGWVITNESWFPQNLGINYLLLRAGWDLSGNDDISNYAARTSFGVSKYLWRTTAAQLDNIGNENISWEQTSKWNLGFKTSLLNHRVGVDFDYYRHHTSNLLTLKHFDNPVAGINNYWSNGGSLENQGVEATITVKPVVMRDLTVEVGASLGHYVNKIKTLPNNDQIYVVGRQVTGYTNSIYGTDNIATIIGQPLGVFYGYKTNGVFASDQAARVNTPTTDSPEGYLFMRDDTGTPQYFKAGDVQFADLDGNGEINEKDKTIFGDPNPDIYGNIFANVNWKNLTLRIGINYSLGNDVFNYQRSLLESGSNFYNQTTTMTNRWRAEGQQTDMPRISYGDPMGNSRFSDRWIEDGSYLRLKTVNLTYKVPVEYSWLQGLTVWAEANNLFTITRYLGGDPEFAVSNSVLYQGIDAGNVALSRTFTVGMKINL is encoded by the coding sequence ATGAAAAGTCATTATATTCTGACCCTGACAATTGCCGGCGGACTCTTTCTTGGAACACCAGCATATGCTCAGGACGACTTCAATGAAGAAGAACAGGCCACCATCGTTAAAAAGAAAGAACAACCCAAGTTGCCCGATTATGAGATGATGGAAGTGAGGGGATTCTGTACAGATGCCGTTACTAAGACGCCCCTCGGAGGTATTATGGTTCAGGCTCTCAACGACAAGAGATATACAGCTATGACCGAGGACAACGGTGAGTTTGTCATCAAAGTGCCAACTTTTGTCACTGCACTTTATGTTCATGCCCCACAATACCTCAGTCAGCAAGTAGGACTGGGCAAGCAGGGCTCAATCGTACAGGTAACATTACTGCCCGACAAGTTCCTACCCATGTTCGATAACTCCACGACTATTCAGGCATCGGGCACCGCAACGATTCGAAGTACCACCTCACAGACTGTGGAAACGGATATCGAAGAACATTTGGGTGCCGACATACGTGCTATCAACCGTTCTGGTGGTCCTGGATACGGTACTGCCATGTTCGTACGTGGTTTTAACTCCCTGAATGCTAATGCTCAGCCACTCATTGTCGTAGATGGCATTGTCCAGGATATGCAGCAAAACCGCTCATCACTCCATGACGGTGATTACACCAACCTGATGCTCAATATTAATCCTGAGGACATCGAGAAGGTCACTATCATGAAGAATGCCACTGCTCTATATGGAGCAAAAGGTGGTAATGGCGTCATCCTCATCGAGACCAAGCGCGGTCACTCTATGGCTACCCGCATTGATGCGAATATAGGTATTGGTGTAACTCTTGAGCCTCGCACGCCCGATATGATGAACGCCAATCAGTATCGTCTCTATGCCACAGAGATGCTGGGCACCTACCCTACCATCCAAAACTATACGGTTGATGCACAGACCTTCCGTTTCCTTGCCACAGACGAGAATGTTTATCCATACAAAAAATATCTCAACGACACAGACTGGAAAAAGGAAGTCTATCATCAGGCTTTCAATCAGAACTACAATATCAACGTACAGGGTGGTGACAACGTAGGTATGTATAACCTCTCGCTAGGCTATACCGATGGTCAAAGCACTGCTCGCAAGAATGGTTTCAACCGTCTGAATGTGCGCTTTAATACTGATATTAATATTATCAAACGACTGACAACACGTTTTGACATGTCGTACACGAAGGTCAACCGCGATGTATTCGACAATGGTGCTCCCAGTGATCTTACTTCTGGCACTATCTCATCACCCACCTTCCTGGCACTCATCAAGGCTCCATTCCTGCATCCCTACACCTATAATAATATCACAAAAAAACTGTCTGGGACGCTTTCCGATGCTGATGATTTCCTCACCCCACTCAGTTCTGACCTCTCACTGGGTAACCCCACAGCCCTTCTGTCTAATGGTAGCGCTATCAACAAGAACCGTGTAGAGACCACTCATTTCAACACAGTCATTGCACCTCGATATGAGTTCAATGATTATATGACACTCACAGAGACGTTCAGCTATACCCTCGACCGCGTGTCTCAGCGTTACTATCGTCCTACAGGCGGTATGCCCTCGTTCCTCATTGAGGGTATTGGTCGTGTACAGAATATGGCTATGTCTATGTTCTCTAAGGAGGTTAGCGTTGTCAGCGACACCCGTTTGGAATACGCCAGACAGTTTGGTGCCCATCATCTTAATGCCTTTGCAGGTGTGCGCTATGCCTCGTTTGCCTACGATGACAACGCGCCACAAGGTCAATATGCTTCGGCAGGTAATGACAAGACCCCCAATATCAGTGCCAGCATGGATTATGTAGAAGCTACTGGTGCCGATGATGAATGGCGCAACCTCACTTGGTATGCTAATGCCGACTATAACTATCGCAATCGCTACTTTTTGCAGGCCACGCTGGCTATGGAGGGCTGCAGTCGCTTTGGTAAGGAGGCTGATGGTTTGAAACTTGGTGGTGTTGCATGGGGTATTTTCCCCAGTGTCCAACTGGGATGGGTTATCACCAACGAGTCTTGGTTCCCCCAGAACCTTGGTATCAACTACCTGCTGCTGCGTGCCGGATGGGACCTCAGTGGTAACGACGACATCAGCAACTATGCTGCACGCACCTCGTTTGGCGTTAGTAAATACCTGTGGCGCACTACTGCTGCACAGCTCGACAATATCGGTAACGAGAACATCTCATGGGAACAGACCAGCAAATGGAATCTGGGCTTCAAGACCAGTCTGCTCAACCACCGTGTGGGTGTTGACTTCGACTACTATCGTCATCACACCAGCAACCTGCTCACACTGAAGCATTTTGACAACCCCGTTGCTGGTATCAATAACTATTGGAGCAATGGTGGTTCTTTGGAGAACCAAGGTGTAGAAGCCACTATCACGGTAAAGCCCGTTGTCATGCGCGATTTGACTGTTGAAGTAGGTGCATCCCTTGGTCATTATGTCAACAAGATAAAAACCCTGCCCAACAACGACCAGATTTATGTTGTTGGTCGACAGGTTACTGGCTATACCAATTCCATCTATGGAACGGATAACATTGCTACTATCATTGGTCAGCCTCTCGGTGTATTCTACGGCTATAAAACTAATGGAGTTTTCGCTTCTGATCAGGCTGCTCGTGTCAACACGCCAACAACCGACAGCCCTGAAGGCTATCTTTTCATGCGCGACGATACCGGCACACCACAGTATTTCAAAGCTGGCGATGTGCAGTTTGCCGACCTTGATGGCAATGGTGAGATTAACGAGAAGGACAAGACCATTTTTGGCGACCCCAATCCCGATATCTATGGAAACATCTTTGCCAATGTGAACTGGAAGAACCTGACATTGCGCATTGGTATCAACTATTCGCTGGGTAATGACGTGTTCAACTATCAACGCAGCCTGTTAGAAAGTGGCAGCAACTTCTATAATCAGACCACGACAATGACCAATCGTTGGCGTGCTGAGGGGCAGCAGACCGACATGCCACGTATCAGCTATGGCGACCCCATGGGCAACAGTCGTTTCAGCGATCGCTGGATTGAGGATGGCAGCTACCTGCGTCTGAAGACCGTCAACCTGACGTATAAGGTGCCCGTAGAGTATTCTTGGCTGCAGGGACTCACCGTATGGGCCGAGGCCAACAACCTCTTCACCATCACCCGTTATCTAGGCGGTGATCCAGAGTTTGCCGTTTCTAATTCTGTGCTCTATCAAGGCATTGATGCTGGCAACGTGGCCTTAAGCCGCACCTTCACTGTTGGAATGAAAATAAACCTCTAA
- a CDS encoding RagB/SusD family nutrient uptake outer membrane protein: MKQLKYFICALCAVASLSSCEDFFETDSNRQIFDPDLSEKTDSMFYMLGIMKGMQQVADQHVLINEMRGDLVATNSYSETSLKQLATFNVDYTNKYDSAYLYYRIINNCNYFIAHRKDSALMTGSRYVNIPEIAEAHAVRAWTYLQLVKTYGRVPFYTDPLVTIGSASHITDSVDLQTILSKFEADLKHYSGTPVPTYGEVSAGYLNSSTSENTVEKKIHSSNIMLPIDVVLGDLYLESHEYEKAAKSYFNYIKLVNLSLSNYYVNPRSISNIEEKIPKNMPTSISNGYTWSSIFAFSSPKDSVTYIPLASNRLRGVVTKLPGLFGYDFYSTSTSERYIVERQIEASDAYKTLSEEQEFYYRPVGSSDTILTAPLGDLRRYVTFQSATRNDSTFNVMTKFNNANIPVYRGATVYLRLAEAINRWGYPDLAFAILREGININLIERVITTPEQAIVRRQYIRPESFRILIDELPFINEQITQGTTKADTVYTSRFYNAGIHGRGTYQADNVRSPYLPDNIVGKKIAELEAKGELVKTGTLNDTINAVEDLICDEMALELAFEGTRFGDLTRLARHKNKAGWYGLNYGSKWLANKLAYKKPSVDLKDEKNWFLPFQ; this comes from the coding sequence ATGAAACAACTCAAATATTTCATCTGCGCCCTTTGCGCTGTTGCAAGTCTCTCTTCATGCGAAGATTTCTTCGAGACAGACTCCAATCGTCAAATCTTTGATCCTGATCTAAGCGAGAAGACCGACTCCATGTTCTATATGCTAGGCATCATGAAAGGTATGCAACAGGTAGCCGATCAACATGTGCTCATCAATGAGATGCGTGGCGACTTGGTAGCCACAAATAGCTACTCTGAGACATCACTCAAACAGTTAGCAACCTTTAATGTTGACTACACCAACAAATACGATTCGGCCTACCTCTATTATCGTATCATCAATAATTGCAACTATTTCATAGCCCATCGTAAAGACTCGGCCCTAATGACGGGAAGTCGCTATGTCAACATACCCGAAATTGCCGAAGCCCATGCCGTACGTGCGTGGACCTATCTGCAGTTGGTAAAGACCTACGGTCGTGTGCCATTCTATACAGACCCGCTAGTCACAATCGGCAGTGCCAGTCATATCACTGATAGTGTAGACCTTCAGACCATTCTCTCTAAGTTCGAGGCAGACCTGAAGCACTACAGCGGCACACCCGTTCCCACCTATGGTGAAGTCAGTGCAGGCTACCTGAACAGCAGTACCTCAGAGAATACTGTTGAGAAGAAGATACACTCTAGCAATATCATGCTGCCTATTGATGTGGTACTGGGTGACCTCTACCTTGAGAGCCATGAGTACGAGAAAGCAGCCAAAAGCTATTTCAACTACATCAAGCTGGTTAATCTCTCACTCAGCAACTACTATGTCAATCCGCGTTCTATTTCTAACATAGAGGAGAAGATTCCAAAGAATATGCCCACATCTATCTCTAACGGTTATACATGGTCATCAATCTTTGCTTTTAGCAGTCCTAAAGACAGTGTGACTTATATTCCGCTGGCATCTAATCGTCTTCGTGGTGTAGTAACCAAACTGCCAGGTCTCTTTGGTTATGATTTCTATAGTACTTCGACTTCCGAACGCTATATTGTAGAACGCCAGATAGAAGCTTCAGATGCCTATAAGACGCTCTCAGAAGAGCAGGAGTTCTACTATCGCCCTGTAGGTAGTAGTGATACCATCCTCACAGCCCCGTTAGGCGACCTGCGCCGTTACGTCACATTCCAGTCGGCTACAAGAAACGACTCTACGTTTAACGTGATGACCAAGTTTAACAATGCCAATATTCCCGTCTATCGTGGTGCTACGGTTTATCTGCGACTGGCTGAGGCCATCAATCGCTGGGGATATCCCGATTTGGCTTTTGCCATCCTTAGAGAAGGAATCAACATTAATCTTATCGAGCGTGTCATTACAACACCAGAACAAGCTATTGTACGCCGACAGTATATTCGTCCAGAGTCGTTCCGTATCCTCATTGATGAGCTGCCATTTATCAATGAGCAGATTACACAGGGAACTACCAAAGCTGACACTGTTTATACCTCACGTTTCTATAATGCAGGTATTCACGGGCGCGGTACTTATCAAGCCGATAATGTCCGTTCACCTTATCTGCCCGACAATATTGTAGGCAAAAAGATTGCAGAACTAGAGGCTAAAGGCGAACTTGTCAAGACAGGTACCTTAAACGATACCATTAACGCTGTAGAAGACCTAATATGCGACGAAATGGCACTTGAACTGGCATTCGAAGGAACTCGATTCGGTGACCTCACGAGACTGGCCCGTCACAAGAACAAAGCAGGATGGTATGGTTTAAACTACGGTTCTAAATGGCTAGCTAACAAGCTGGCTTATAAGAAGCCTAGTGTAGACTTAAAGGACGAAAAGAACTGGTTCCTACCGTTCCAGTAA
- a CDS encoding SIMPL domain-containing protein, protein MGRVKESIILAIGVMVMGWCVKAGIDNFTNKDRKVTVKGLAEREVPADKVTWSISTKETGNDLPTLYERINVQAGKIKAFLKQNGLDESEITVNPPSVSDLEAREWGDNQKPFRYIVNTTITVATTKVEAVNKAIFKQAELLKQGVALDSSYPNYEYASFQQMKPEMMSEAIKNAQKTAEQFAEASESKLGKIQTAGQGQFEIENRDENTPYIKKIRVVTTVTYSLDD, encoded by the coding sequence ATGGGAAGAGTAAAAGAATCAATCATCCTGGCTATCGGTGTGATGGTGATGGGATGGTGTGTGAAGGCCGGTATCGACAACTTCACCAACAAAGACCGTAAGGTTACTGTTAAGGGACTGGCTGAGCGCGAAGTGCCTGCCGACAAAGTGACATGGAGCATCAGCACCAAAGAGACGGGCAACGACCTGCCCACACTTTATGAACGTATTAACGTGCAGGCTGGAAAGATTAAGGCTTTTTTGAAGCAGAATGGCCTTGATGAAAGCGAGATTACAGTGAATCCCCCATCTGTATCTGATCTTGAGGCTCGCGAGTGGGGCGATAACCAGAAACCTTTCCGCTATATCGTTAACACCACGATTACGGTAGCTACGACAAAGGTGGAGGCTGTGAATAAAGCCATTTTTAAACAGGCAGAACTGCTGAAACAGGGTGTAGCTTTGGATAGCAGTTATCCTAACTATGAGTATGCTTCTTTCCAGCAGATGAAGCCCGAGATGATGTCTGAGGCAATCAAGAACGCACAGAAGACTGCCGAGCAGTTTGCTGAGGCCAGTGAGTCGAAACTTGGAAAAATTCAGACAGCAGGTCAGGGACAGTTTGAGATTGAGAATCGCGATGAGAATACACCTTATATAAAGAAGATTCGTGTTGTCACCACAGTAACTTATTCGTTGGACGATTAA
- a CDS encoding heavy-metal-associated domain-containing protein codes for MIRTLVVILLTMINAHVAMAQTDTVTMRIKGMRCEECAHKVKTVVKRLPGINGMTFNFERRTATIAFDRAQTCLDSIQDRLAATGRYKASSYSPADTIIRGMGLRIDDMHCQKCYNRISQRLKAMTGIDSMAPHLDKQYIFVRYDANRTCKAEIRRALGELGFTPVNYYSGPKVGYAYFNIPASQVNQATIDEVLIVDGVEDANVNSRQNSLAVTYFTDETNAEKLAADIKAAGIEIVVPPAHECDEK; via the coding sequence ATGATAAGAACACTGGTAGTCATCCTGCTGACTATGATAAACGCACATGTGGCTATGGCTCAGACGGATACTGTTACCATGCGTATCAAGGGCATGCGCTGTGAGGAGTGTGCTCACAAGGTGAAGACGGTGGTAAAGCGCTTGCCTGGTATTAACGGCATGACGTTTAATTTTGAGCGCCGTACGGCTACTATCGCCTTTGATCGCGCGCAGACCTGTCTGGATAGTATCCAAGACCGACTGGCTGCCACGGGTCGCTATAAGGCTTCTTCCTACAGCCCCGCTGACACCATTATCCGAGGCATGGGTTTGCGTATCGATGATATGCATTGTCAGAAGTGTTATAACCGCATCAGTCAGCGACTGAAGGCGATGACAGGCATCGACAGCATGGCGCCCCATTTGGACAAACAGTATATCTTTGTGCGCTATGATGCCAACCGTACCTGCAAGGCCGAGATTCGTCGTGCGCTGGGCGAACTGGGTTTTACGCCTGTGAACTATTACAGCGGTCCTAAGGTGGGCTATGCCTACTTTAACATCCCTGCCAGTCAGGTGAACCAGGCTACGATAGACGAGGTGCTCATCGTTGATGGGGTAGAGGATGCTAACGTGAACAGTAGGCAGAACTCGCTGGCCGTGACCTATTTCACCGACGAGACCAATGCCGAGAAACTCGCTGCCGACATCAAAGCAGCAGGCATCGAAATCGTTGTGCCACCTGCCCATGAGTGCGACGAGAAATAA
- a CDS encoding aspartate-semialdehyde dehydrogenase, with translation MKVAIVGASGAVGQEFLRLLDERNFPMDELVLFGSERSAGTKYTFRGKELTVKLLQHNDDFKDIDIAFTSAGAGTSKEFAETITKYGAVMIDNSSAFRMDDDVPLVVPECNAEDALKRPRGIIANPNCTTIMMVVVLQPLENISHIKRIHVSSYQSASGAGAAAMAELQQQYKEIVESGVVKTVKKFPHQLAYNVIPQIDVFQPNGYTKEEMKMYNETQKIMHTDAKCSATCVRVSSLRSHSESVWIETEKPISVEEAQKAIAAAPGCTLVDDPANLVYPMPLETAGKDDVYVGRVRKDISDENGLTFWLSGDQIRKGAALNAVQIGEYLIKVGNVK, from the coding sequence ATGAAAGTAGCAATTGTTGGCGCATCAGGCGCTGTAGGACAGGAGTTTTTGAGACTTCTTGATGAGAGAAATTTCCCCATGGATGAACTGGTATTGTTTGGTTCTGAGCGCAGTGCCGGCACTAAATACACCTTCCGCGGCAAGGAACTGACCGTAAAACTCCTTCAGCATAACGATGACTTTAAGGATATCGACATCGCATTCACCTCTGCTGGTGCAGGCACTTCTAAGGAGTTTGCCGAGACCATCACAAAGTATGGTGCCGTGATGATTGACAACTCCAGCGCTTTCCGTATGGATGATGATGTGCCCTTGGTAGTGCCCGAGTGTAATGCTGAGGATGCACTGAAACGCCCCCGCGGTATCATTGCCAACCCTAACTGCACCACGATCATGATGGTAGTGGTACTGCAGCCTCTGGAGAATATCAGCCACATTAAGCGCATCCACGTATCTTCTTATCAGAGCGCTTCTGGTGCTGGTGCAGCTGCTATGGCCGAACTTCAGCAGCAGTACAAGGAAATCGTTGAGTCAGGCGTGGTGAAGACGGTGAAGAAATTCCCCCATCAGTTGGCTTACAACGTGATTCCTCAGATTGATGTGTTCCAGCCCAATGGCTACACCAAGGAGGAGATGAAGATGTACAACGAGACACAGAAGATCATGCATACCGATGCTAAGTGCTCGGCTACGTGTGTACGCGTCAGCTCGCTGCGCTCTCACTCTGAGTCTGTGTGGATTGAGACCGAGAAGCCCATCAGCGTAGAAGAGGCTCAGAAGGCTATCGCTGCTGCGCCTGGCTGTACGCTGGTTGACGATCCTGCAAACCTTGTTTACCCCATGCCTCTTGAAACAGCAGGCAAGGACGATGTATATGTAGGACGTGTGCGCAAGGATATCTCTGACGAAAACGGTCTGACGTTCTGGCTCTCTGGCGACCAGATTCGCAAGGGTGCTGCCCTGAACGCTGTTCAGATTGGTGAGTATCTTATCAAGGTGGGCAACGTAAAATAA